The following are encoded together in the Thermococcus sibiricus MM 739 genome:
- a CDS encoding (Fe-S)-binding protein has protein sequence MPGKWDWLRDEIKGIELLRSAPLIFRFISGKFKGPDDLIKCALCPNMCRHACPISIVDGKETTSPTGKTRTAFFIREGKLELNLENLEPLYMCLSCNACSEWCPFNFSVADLIRPIKEEAIQKGVVFNEFKDVLENLERYGYVYGKPQSQEEAKSGNILYLRGCTIREKYPELEKKAIKVLNSLGEDAFIINEKCCGIPAYNIGNIELFKKLAREQAEIINSSGAEVVVTSCPSCAYAYRVIYPEYGVKIKPKVLHITEFVKEKLNELKNLKLKDTITFHEPCKLAIGLNKPEILEEILSKIEGLEIKAPRRKRKETFCCGYGGSTVSRLRSELADEIARERLKELQEEAELIVTACPTCKLAFNSNDGKVLDIVELLYEALEG, from the coding sequence ATGCCCGGAAAGTGGGACTGGTTAAGAGATGAAATTAAAGGAATTGAGCTGCTGAGAAGTGCACCGTTAATCTTTAGATTCATAAGCGGGAAGTTTAAAGGGCCAGATGATCTCATAAAATGTGCCCTTTGTCCCAATATGTGCCGCCATGCATGTCCCATAAGTATCGTGGATGGAAAAGAGACCACGTCTCCAACGGGAAAAACCAGAACTGCGTTCTTCATAAGAGAAGGCAAGTTAGAGCTAAATTTAGAAAACCTTGAACCACTTTATATGTGCCTTTCATGTAATGCATGCAGCGAATGGTGTCCCTTCAACTTCTCTGTGGCTGATTTAATAAGACCCATAAAAGAGGAAGCCATTCAAAAAGGAGTGGTATTTAACGAGTTTAAAGACGTTCTTGAGAACCTTGAACGTTATGGATACGTTTATGGAAAACCTCAATCCCAAGAGGAAGCAAAAAGTGGGAACATCCTGTACTTAAGGGGCTGTACCATTAGGGAGAAGTATCCTGAACTCGAAAAGAAAGCTATAAAAGTGCTCAACAGCCTTGGAGAAGACGCATTTATTATAAATGAGAAGTGTTGTGGAATTCCTGCTTATAATATTGGAAACATCGAACTCTTTAAGAAACTAGCACGAGAGCAGGCGGAGATAATAAACTCCTCAGGAGCGGAAGTTGTCGTGACCTCATGCCCTTCCTGTGCATACGCTTACAGAGTTATTTACCCAGAATATGGGGTAAAGATCAAGCCCAAGGTTCTACACATCACAGAGTTTGTCAAAGAAAAATTAAATGAACTGAAAAACCTGAAACTCAAAGATACCATAACTTTCCATGAGCCATGTAAGCTGGCCATAGGGCTCAATAAACCTGAAATTCTCGAAGAGATTCTTTCAAAGATAGAAGGACTTGAGATTAAGGCACCTCGGAGGAAAAGAAAAGAGACTTTTTGCTGTGGTTACGGTGGAAGTACCGTATCTCGCCTAAGGTCTGAGCTCGCGGATGAAATAGCACGGGAACGCCTCAAAGAGCTTCAAGAGGAGGCCGAACTCATAGTGACAGCATGCCCCACTTGTAAGCTTGCCTTTAACTCCAACGATGGCAAAGTCCTTGATATTGTGGAACTCCTATACGAAGCTCTGGAGGGGTGA
- a CDS encoding carbamoyltransferase family protein, which produces MIILGVHDGHDSGAVLFKGEEIYAVNEERLNRIKKYRGFPELSIREVLKRGNANPEEVDVIAVAGLFRKHSRLLKLEKGLESVFGKDFKKKVLFVEHHLAHASSAYYTSGWKEALALSIDATGDGLSSSIYLGRDGEMIRIAQSTYLDSLGDFYASITELLGFRPMRHEGKVMSLAAYGRPTYDLSNIIELNGLSFENNLRVVGLEATKKLAEFFNYPLSKAKDIALQMKKGKLDGEITQKAIEIAASAQTHLEKIVNELGLKLRSYNLKLAYAGGVAQNVKANAVLRKHFPDLWVFPAMDDSGLAFGAAAFVKAQFERLDGKWRPFKLKHVYLGPSYDESEIEDILKESSLNFEYREDIEGFVTESLIENKILGIFQGAMEYGPRALGNRSIIADPRDKRVVKKLNATLNRDVFQPFAPSILEERIGEYLKDPYPNKFMTMSYTATEKMIKDAPAVVHVDGTTRPQTLLKEDNPRYYNIIKRFEKETGIGAILNTSFNMHGEPIVCSPEDALKTFKTAKLDLLVLENFIVYQ; this is translated from the coding sequence ATGATTATACTCGGAGTGCATGATGGACACGACTCTGGAGCAGTGCTCTTCAAGGGAGAAGAAATCTATGCTGTAAATGAAGAGAGGTTAAATAGAATAAAGAAGTACCGAGGATTTCCAGAGCTCAGCATAAGGGAAGTCCTTAAAAGAGGGAATGCTAATCCAGAAGAAGTCGACGTAATAGCAGTAGCAGGACTTTTTAGAAAGCATTCTCGATTGTTAAAACTTGAAAAAGGCCTTGAATCAGTTTTCGGCAAAGACTTTAAGAAAAAAGTTCTCTTTGTGGAACATCACCTTGCTCATGCCTCTTCGGCCTATTACACCTCAGGATGGAAAGAAGCCCTAGCCCTCAGTATCGATGCCACTGGAGATGGGTTGAGCTCCTCCATCTACCTCGGAAGAGATGGAGAGATGATAAGGATAGCACAGAGTACTTATCTAGACTCTCTTGGAGATTTTTACGCCTCAATTACTGAACTTTTAGGTTTTAGGCCAATGAGACACGAAGGGAAGGTCATGAGCTTAGCTGCCTATGGCAGGCCAACTTATGATCTGTCAAATATAATAGAGTTGAACGGTTTAAGCTTTGAAAACAATCTAAGAGTTGTTGGGCTTGAAGCCACAAAAAAGCTTGCAGAGTTTTTTAACTATCCTCTTTCAAAAGCCAAAGATATCGCCCTGCAAATGAAAAAAGGAAAATTGGATGGAGAAATAACACAAAAAGCAATAGAAATAGCTGCAAGTGCCCAAACACATCTGGAAAAGATTGTCAATGAGCTTGGATTAAAACTTAGAAGTTACAACTTAAAACTCGCCTATGCTGGAGGAGTGGCCCAGAACGTAAAGGCAAATGCAGTCTTGAGGAAACATTTCCCAGATTTATGGGTTTTTCCCGCTATGGATGATTCCGGGTTGGCCTTTGGTGCTGCAGCTTTTGTAAAGGCCCAGTTTGAGAGACTTGATGGAAAATGGAGACCTTTCAAATTGAAACATGTCTATTTAGGCCCTTCCTATGATGAGAGCGAAATTGAAGATATCTTAAAAGAAAGCAGCCTCAACTTTGAGTACCGTGAGGACATAGAAGGCTTTGTCACTGAGAGCCTAATAGAGAATAAAATACTTGGGATTTTCCAAGGGGCAATGGAATACGGCCCAAGAGCCTTAGGTAACAGGTCAATTATTGCGGATCCCAGAGACAAGAGAGTGGTCAAAAAATTAAATGCAACATTAAATAGAGATGTCTTCCAACCCTTTGCTCCTTCAATACTTGAGGAGAGAATTGGAGAGTATCTTAAAGACCCCTATCCAAACAAGTTCATGACAATGAGCTACACGGCAACGGAAAAAATGATAAAAGATGCTCCAGCAGTTGTTCATGTTGACGGGACGACAAGGCCCCAAACACTCCTGAAAGAGGACAATCCACGATATTATAACATAATAAAGCGGTTTGAGAAAGAGACAGGTATTGGAGCAATCCTTAACACATCATTCAACATGCATGGGGAACCAATAGTTTGTTCACCAGAAGACGCTTTAAAAACCTTCAAAACCGCCAAGCTTGATCTCTTAGTTCTAGAGAACTTTATTGTCTACCAATGA
- a CDS encoding FAD-binding oxidoreductase: MTDFDIVMKYDHKLSSKVLAHLSQVVGDRLSTKKVDLLTYSRDYWPITLHWMLKGKLPALPDAVVWPENKEEVEEIVKIAHETSIPIYAYGGGSGVLGGTIPEKGGIIVDLKRMRSIKLHEEDLLVEVEAGTNGYYLEKYLNKKGYTLGHFPQSLYPSTVGGWIATKATGQFSTKYGGIEDMVLGLDVVLPWGESIELKPHPRSATGPDLKGIFIGSEGTLGIVTKAWLKIWPYPEKRVNLSFASENLNDALDSVRRILRRGAKPAVVRIYDTIETKRHFYNFEKAYGKVATVMILEGDTRTVEAEEKIVGEEFKGTPIGEGPVDHWLKTRFNVKEASEFAPLGVVFDTIEVSINWSKATQLYNEVSKAMRSVKGTLFASAHASHFYPQGVCFYFTFAGVPKGDPTEYYNKVWDATMRATLNVGGAISHHHGIGRQRREWLQEELGNAFEVLRRIKDALDEKRIMNPGNMGV, from the coding sequence TTGACCGATTTTGATATCGTAATGAAATATGATCACAAACTCTCATCAAAAGTTCTGGCACATTTAAGCCAAGTGGTGGGAGACCGACTATCCACCAAAAAAGTCGATCTTCTCACTTATAGCAGAGATTACTGGCCAATAACCCTTCACTGGATGCTCAAAGGAAAACTACCAGCACTGCCAGATGCTGTAGTTTGGCCTGAAAATAAGGAAGAAGTTGAGGAAATAGTAAAGATAGCACACGAAACCTCCATTCCTATCTATGCCTATGGAGGGGGCTCCGGAGTTTTAGGAGGGACAATCCCAGAAAAGGGAGGAATAATCGTAGATCTGAAAAGAATGCGCTCTATCAAGCTCCACGAAGAGGACCTTCTAGTGGAAGTAGAGGCTGGGACTAACGGATACTATCTAGAAAAATACCTAAATAAGAAAGGCTACACACTGGGCCATTTTCCACAGTCCCTCTACCCATCAACTGTAGGCGGTTGGATAGCAACCAAAGCCACCGGCCAGTTCTCCACAAAATATGGTGGAATAGAAGACATGGTCCTAGGTCTTGATGTTGTTCTCCCCTGGGGAGAGAGCATTGAGCTAAAACCCCACCCAAGAAGTGCCACCGGGCCTGACTTAAAGGGAATCTTCATTGGAAGTGAGGGAACACTTGGAATAGTGACAAAGGCCTGGCTTAAAATATGGCCCTACCCAGAAAAGAGGGTAAACCTGTCATTTGCCTCTGAGAACCTTAATGATGCCCTAGACTCAGTGAGAAGAATACTAAGGAGAGGTGCCAAGCCAGCGGTTGTGAGAATATACGACACCATAGAAACTAAAAGGCACTTTTATAACTTTGAGAAAGCATACGGAAAAGTAGCCACAGTTATGATACTCGAAGGAGACACTAGAACAGTGGAAGCAGAAGAAAAGATAGTAGGGGAAGAGTTTAAAGGGACACCTATAGGAGAGGGTCCTGTTGACCACTGGTTAAAGACAAGGTTTAACGTTAAAGAGGCCTCAGAGTTCGCCCCATTGGGGGTAGTTTTCGATACCATCGAAGTCTCAATTAACTGGAGTAAAGCAACACAATTGTATAACGAGGTCTCTAAAGCTATGCGCTCTGTAAAAGGGACTCTTTTTGCCTCAGCTCATGCGTCTCACTTCTACCCCCAAGGAGTGTGTTTCTACTTCACCTTTGCAGGTGTTCCAAAAGGAGATCCAACGGAATATTACAACAAAGTCTGGGATGCTACAATGAGAGCCACGCTAAATGTGGGCGGTGCAATAAGTCACCACCACGGAATCGGGAGACAGAGGAGAGAATGGCTCCAAGAAGAGCTTGGAAATGCCTTTGAAGTTCTCAGAAGAATAAAAGATGCCCTTGATGAAAAAAGAATCATGAATCCCGGAAATATGGGGGTTTGA
- a CDS encoding pyridoxal phosphate-dependent aminotransferase, whose amino-acid sequence MALSDRLDMVNPSEIRKLFDLAQGIEGIISLGIGEPDFDTPEHIKEYAKEALDKGLTHYSPNIGVLELREAVAEKFKRDNGIEADPKTQIMITVGTNQQILMGLATFLKDNEEVLIPSPMFVSYAPAVVLAGGKPIEVPTYEENEFRLTVEELEKHVTPKTRALIINTPNNPTGAVLAKKDLEEIASFAVEHDLMVLSDEVYEYFVYDGVKNYSIASLDGMFERTITMNGFSKTFAMTGWRLGFLTAPEWVVEKMVRFQMYNSTCPVTFIQYAAAKALRDERSWKAVEEMRREYERRRNLVWKRLNEMGLPTVKPKGAFYIIPRIKDTGLTSREFSELMIKEAKVVLVPGSAFGKAGEGYVRISYATGYEKLEEAMDRMEKVLKEKKLV is encoded by the coding sequence ATGGCCCTAAGTGATAGACTCGATATGGTGAACCCTTCTGAGATAAGAAAGCTTTTTGACCTTGCTCAAGGCATTGAGGGAATAATTTCACTTGGGATTGGAGAGCCTGACTTTGACACACCGGAACATATAAAAGAGTATGCAAAAGAAGCACTTGACAAGGGATTGACTCATTATAGTCCAAACATCGGAGTTTTGGAACTCAGAGAAGCAGTTGCAGAAAAATTTAAAAGAGACAACGGAATTGAGGCAGATCCAAAAACCCAGATAATGATAACTGTCGGCACTAACCAGCAAATCTTGATGGGACTTGCAACATTTCTAAAAGATAATGAAGAGGTCCTCATACCATCCCCAATGTTTGTTAGCTATGCCCCAGCAGTTGTTTTAGCTGGAGGAAAACCTATCGAAGTACCCACATACGAGGAGAATGAATTCCGATTAACTGTAGAGGAACTGGAAAAGCATGTCACCCCCAAGACAAGAGCACTAATTATAAATACACCAAACAATCCCACCGGTGCTGTTTTAGCCAAGAAAGATCTCGAAGAGATAGCAAGCTTTGCAGTTGAGCATGACTTAATGGTATTAAGCGATGAAGTTTATGAATACTTTGTCTATGATGGTGTTAAAAATTACAGCATTGCTTCTTTAGATGGCATGTTTGAGAGGACAATAACAATGAATGGCTTCTCCAAGACCTTTGCAATGACTGGATGGCGTTTAGGATTCCTAACAGCTCCAGAATGGGTAGTGGAGAAGATGGTTCGCTTCCAGATGTACAACTCAACTTGTCCAGTGACTTTCATCCAATACGCAGCTGCAAAGGCCCTAAGAGACGAAAGGAGCTGGAAAGCTGTGGAAGAGATGCGCAGGGAATACGAAAGGAGAAGAAACCTCGTCTGGAAGAGGCTAAACGAAATGGGACTGCCGACTGTTAAGCCTAAGGGAGCGTTCTACATAATCCCAAGAATTAAAGACACTGGACTAACGAGCAGAGAGTTTAGTGAGTTAATGATAAAAGAAGCAAAAGTAGTTTTAGTCCCAGGGAGTGCCTTCGGAAAGGCTGGAGAGGGCTATGTTAGGATAAGCTATGCCACAGGTTACGAAAAGCTTGAAGAAGCCATGGACAGAATGGAAAAGGTGCTAAAAGAAAAGAAACTCGTTTAA
- a CDS encoding NAD(P)/FAD-dependent oxidoreductase gives MKTYEYDVIVIGGGPSGLAAATKLAEKGYSVGLVERKEELGGILDQCIHDGFGTKIFKKTLSGLEFSAFFIQKVHSSNIETHLNTYVKDMRIDKNKKEILTISPEGVKKIKAKAIVYALGCRERHQFEIKIGGTRPAGVYTAGMVQRLVNLYGILPGKNILIVGGGDVGMIVARHLHLEGAESILIVFPEERFAGLPRNVQQCVLDFKIPYRPRTIVKEIVGKERVEGAILAKVDEKWQPIPGTDEFYPCDTIVLSVGLIPYSRKLKNIGAEIDPKTKGPVVNEFFETTVDGTFAVGNLVQIFDYVDDAVESAFMAAEGVEKYLNAEPKGERIELTPGKSIRTLTPHVIEWKDERNIVAFFRPGLEKENVYVELRDEKGTLLKRYFRRYIRPSTLERIEIPREILKGTKKVVLDVGES, from the coding sequence ATGAAAACCTATGAGTATGATGTTATTGTTATTGGGGGTGGACCATCAGGGCTCGCAGCAGCTACGAAGCTTGCAGAAAAAGGTTATTCTGTGGGTCTTGTAGAGAGAAAAGAGGAACTCGGGGGTATTTTAGATCAGTGCATTCATGATGGATTTGGAACCAAGATCTTCAAAAAGACACTATCAGGCCTGGAATTCTCAGCATTTTTCATACAAAAAGTACACTCAAGCAACATAGAGACACACCTAAACACCTATGTAAAGGACATGAGAATTGACAAAAACAAAAAGGAAATACTCACCATAAGCCCCGAAGGAGTAAAGAAAATTAAGGCAAAGGCTATAGTATACGCCTTGGGATGCAGAGAAAGGCACCAATTCGAAATAAAAATCGGTGGGACAAGGCCTGCAGGGGTTTATACCGCAGGAATGGTTCAAAGACTTGTCAATCTCTATGGAATCCTTCCGGGGAAAAATATTCTCATTGTTGGTGGCGGAGACGTGGGAATGATCGTGGCAAGACACCTCCATCTGGAGGGAGCAGAAAGCATTCTCATAGTATTCCCAGAAGAACGCTTTGCTGGGTTGCCAAGAAACGTGCAACAGTGTGTGCTGGATTTTAAAATCCCTTACCGCCCCCGCACAATTGTAAAAGAGATAGTTGGAAAAGAAAGAGTCGAAGGGGCAATACTGGCAAAAGTCGACGAAAAATGGCAACCAATCCCTGGGACAGATGAATTTTATCCATGCGACACTATAGTACTCTCCGTCGGCCTCATTCCATACTCAAGAAAACTCAAAAATATCGGGGCGGAAATAGATCCAAAAACTAAAGGGCCAGTTGTTAATGAGTTCTTTGAAACCACTGTAGATGGAACTTTCGCCGTAGGAAATCTTGTTCAGATATTCGATTATGTTGATGATGCAGTTGAGAGCGCATTCATGGCTGCTGAAGGAGTGGAAAAATACCTAAATGCAGAGCCAAAGGGAGAAAGAATAGAGTTAACCCCCGGAAAGAGCATAAGGACTCTCACTCCACATGTGATTGAATGGAAAGATGAAAGAAATATTGTCGCGTTCTTCCGGCCCGGTTTAGAAAAAGAAAATGTATATGTAGAGCTTAGAGATGAAAAGGGCACCTTGCTCAAACGATATTTCCGCCGGTACATAAGACCTTCCACACTTGAGAGAATAGAAATCCCACGAGAAATATTGAAAGGAACTAAAAAGGTGGTCTTGGATGTCGGAGAAAGTTGA
- a CDS encoding AEC family transporter encodes MNIYEMLALITTGFALKRIIKSDKPFIYLNKIAVEALLTFYIFSSVAAKDLEYLIEIRLVFIYVFLIIGLNLLSSYTYARFFVNDDRWKGALIILSTYPNTVAMGFPIASLFLDDLTPVLLYASIHTLIIIPLATFLAAHYSSGKASLKDSLLKALKFPPTSANLLALAFVFLGIKLPNALLTVMNQVGWWCIPLTLIYFGSRINLQKFEIRKLLEVATFRTVLPFIFVFLTLKAPSDIFYAVLVEATMPPAIIGNAILAHYRLREEEGIGVTIVLTLMVLIIFLVFRVIV; translated from the coding sequence ATGAACATCTATGAAATGTTGGCTCTAATCACCACCGGGTTTGCTTTGAAGAGGATAATAAAATCAGACAAGCCATTTATTTATCTTAATAAGATTGCAGTGGAAGCCCTCTTGACGTTTTACATCTTTTCAAGTGTGGCAGCGAAGGATCTTGAATACCTTATCGAAATAAGACTGGTTTTTATTTATGTCTTCTTGATCATCGGGCTGAATCTTCTATCTTCATATACTTATGCACGGTTTTTTGTGAATGATGATAGATGGAAAGGAGCCTTGATTATTCTTTCTACGTATCCGAACACTGTGGCCATGGGCTTCCCAATAGCCAGCTTATTTTTAGACGATCTAACTCCCGTATTACTCTATGCTAGCATACACACACTAATAATCATTCCGCTGGCCACATTTTTGGCTGCTCATTACTCCAGTGGAAAAGCTTCATTAAAAGACAGTCTTTTAAAGGCATTAAAGTTCCCACCCACGAGTGCTAATCTTCTTGCCCTTGCTTTTGTATTTTTGGGCATTAAATTACCCAATGCTCTGTTAACAGTTATGAATCAGGTTGGATGGTGGTGTATCCCTCTAACCTTGATCTACTTTGGTTCTCGGATAAACCTTCAGAAATTTGAGATAAGGAAGCTTTTAGAAGTCGCTACATTTAGAACAGTCTTGCCATTTATCTTTGTTTTTCTAACTTTAAAAGCTCCGTCAGACATATTTTATGCAGTTCTTGTAGAAGCAACAATGCCTCCTGCAATAATAGGTAATGCGATTTTGGCCCATTATAGGCTTAGAGAAGAAGAAGGGATAGGAGTTACGATTGTCTTAACTTTGATGGTTTTAATAATCTTTTTAGTCTTTAGAGTTATTGTTTGA
- a CDS encoding DUF257 family protein — MKTDIIWDSLKFGETVLLEHDSLMFPYKELAELTAWSKKRGYFLVIEDILDTLYTYKSQMELAGIDSKILDNIKVLKTGGRLEVGNVITRFQVSDILSLTKEFEMNYEHILSRIEHATVPIVGLDKLFLLAESKLEILALVNTIARYAGSRKRTAFYFINTDVLMNNIPYVIPLLEELASTVIKIYKDDEKTFKIIKSTNNRLWKAFQMVKQ, encoded by the coding sequence ATGAAAACAGATATTATTTGGGATTCACTAAAGTTTGGAGAGACTGTGCTTCTAGAACATGACTCCCTGATGTTTCCATACAAAGAGCTTGCTGAGTTAACAGCTTGGAGTAAAAAAAGAGGTTACTTTTTGGTTATTGAAGACATTCTCGATACTCTCTACACATACAAGAGTCAGATGGAACTTGCAGGTATAGACTCCAAAATATTAGACAACATAAAAGTGCTTAAAACTGGGGGAAGGTTAGAAGTAGGGAACGTCATAACACGGTTTCAGGTTAGTGATATACTATCATTAACAAAAGAATTTGAAATGAACTATGAGCATATCCTCTCTCGAATAGAACACGCAACAGTCCCCATAGTTGGACTCGACAAACTGTTTTTACTAGCTGAATCCAAGCTGGAGATTCTAGCCCTAGTAAATACAATTGCTAGATATGCTGGAAGTAGGAAAAGAACTGCCTTTTATTTCATTAACACTGATGTACTAATGAATAACATCCCCTATGTGATTCCATTATTGGAAGAACTAGCCAGCACTGTGATCAAAATCTATAAAGACGACGAGAAAACTTTCAAAATCATAAAATCTACAAACAATAGATTATGGAAAGCATTTCAAATGGTCAAACAATAA
- a CDS encoding cupin domain-containing protein, translating to MKGKIEEFVNKGTYRKAPLFEGDLPERSYAQIVEIKPRQRVPKHYHEKQYELFYIISGEAKLGIGEVEYDARPGDIYLVKPQTIHWVINEGEKPFRLFVVKLNYFGDDSVWLGD from the coding sequence ATGAAAGGAAAGATTGAGGAGTTTGTTAATAAGGGAACATATAGAAAAGCACCGTTGTTTGAAGGTGACCTCCCGGAGAGAAGCTATGCTCAAATAGTGGAGATAAAGCCTAGACAGAGAGTTCCTAAACATTATCATGAAAAACAGTATGAGCTTTTTTACATAATTTCTGGGGAGGCCAAGCTTGGGATCGGTGAAGTCGAATATGATGCAAGGCCTGGAGACATTTATCTTGTAAAACCACAAACAATTCACTGGGTTATTAATGAGGGAGAAAAGCCATTTAGACTTTTTGTTGTTAAGTTGAACTACTTTGGTGATGATAGTGTATGGTTAGGCGATTGA
- a CDS encoding NAD(P)/FAD-dependent oxidoreductase: MSFEIKDQIVFLYGEVEKYEEWVEIGLSIGKIKEVEGVVNKIKWKDFPEEKTKAKEEHRRRIFKENKEKILGEYDVVIIGGGIIGAGIARELSRYDLKIALLEKAPDVATGATKANNGMIHPGVAPPKNTLKRKLNIKGNALYDKWADELGFKFRRVGSLWLITPRTLKKYRKYLPGPLYTLTLKYIFPWLVKIKGMRNGVKGIKIIRGKTIFDMEPYVTKDAVAAVYVPSTGIVDPYEVAIALAENAQENGVEIHLKTEVVGFLKEDNSIKGVVTDRGTFLCKYVVNAAGIYADEIAELAGAREYTIHPRKGVELMFHKDTGHLVNHCISELFYPQHPTTKGGGLNPTVHGNIMWGPTAVEVPDKEDVSVTREEIEFILEKYSTIIPEFPKDQLIRYFAGVRAPTFTEDFIIRPAKWVKNFLHVAGIQSPGLASAPAIAKYAIEQLRKMGLKLKEKPQFNPKRSSIPRTEELPVEELNKMIKENSKWGNIICTCETVSEAEIVEAIKRGAQTVDAIKRRTRAGMGTCQGSYCTIKIAEILARELNVPLREVLKEKGKLFNGPVRGED; the protein is encoded by the coding sequence TTGTCGTTTGAAATAAAAGACCAAATAGTCTTTCTATATGGAGAAGTGGAAAAATATGAAGAATGGGTAGAAATAGGGCTTTCAATTGGCAAAATCAAAGAGGTTGAAGGAGTGGTAAACAAAATAAAGTGGAAAGACTTCCCAGAGGAGAAAACCAAAGCAAAAGAAGAACACAGAAGAAGAATATTCAAGGAAAACAAGGAAAAAATCCTCGGAGAATATGATGTCGTCATAATTGGGGGAGGAATTATAGGTGCTGGCATTGCGAGAGAACTCTCCCGCTATGATTTGAAAATAGCACTCTTAGAAAAAGCGCCCGATGTTGCTACTGGGGCTACAAAGGCTAACAACGGCATGATACATCCCGGAGTGGCCCCTCCAAAGAACACCCTAAAACGAAAACTCAACATTAAAGGAAATGCACTTTATGATAAGTGGGCCGACGAGTTGGGCTTCAAATTCAGGAGAGTTGGGAGTTTATGGTTGATAACCCCCAGAACCCTTAAAAAATATAGGAAATACCTACCCGGGCCACTCTACACCTTGACTCTAAAATACATCTTCCCATGGCTCGTAAAGATTAAAGGGATGAGGAATGGTGTAAAAGGGATTAAAATCATCCGCGGAAAAACAATATTTGACATGGAACCTTATGTCACCAAGGATGCAGTGGCAGCTGTGTATGTACCCTCTACAGGTATTGTAGATCCCTATGAAGTCGCAATAGCACTTGCGGAGAATGCTCAAGAGAATGGAGTAGAAATCCACTTGAAAACAGAGGTTGTTGGATTCTTAAAAGAGGACAATTCAATAAAGGGTGTTGTAACAGATAGAGGGACTTTTTTATGCAAATATGTGGTTAATGCGGCTGGGATTTATGCAGATGAGATAGCAGAGCTTGCTGGAGCGAGGGAATACACAATACATCCAAGAAAAGGTGTGGAACTGATGTTCCATAAAGATACTGGTCATTTAGTTAACCACTGCATCTCCGAGCTTTTCTACCCTCAACACCCAACCACCAAGGGAGGAGGATTAAACCCAACTGTTCATGGAAACATAATGTGGGGCCCAACTGCAGTTGAAGTTCCAGACAAAGAGGATGTTTCAGTAACAAGAGAAGAAATAGAATTCATTTTAGAGAAATACTCCACTATAATCCCAGAATTTCCAAAAGATCAGCTTATACGCTATTTCGCAGGAGTGAGGGCTCCAACATTTACAGAGGATTTCATAATAAGACCCGCTAAATGGGTGAAAAACTTCCTCCACGTTGCAGGGATACAATCACCGGGACTTGCCTCAGCACCGGCAATAGCCAAGTATGCTATAGAACAGCTCAGAAAAATGGGACTAAAATTAAAAGAAAAGCCACAATTCAACCCAAAAAGAAGCTCAATACCACGAACAGAAGAACTGCCGGTAGAAGAACTCAACAAAATGATTAAAGAGAATTCAAAGTGGGGAAACATTATCTGTACCTGTGAAACGGTCTCTGAGGCAGAAATTGTTGAAGCCATTAAACGAGGCGCTCAAACAGTGGATGCCATAAAAAGAAGGACAAGGGCCGGAATGGGAACGTGCCAAGGGAGCTACTGCACCATCAAGATAGCAGAGATTCTCGCAAGAGAACTCAATGTACCTCTACGAGAAGTTCTAAAGGAGAAAGGCAAACTCTTCAACGGGCCCGTTAGAGGTGAAGACTAA